In bacterium, a genomic segment contains:
- a CDS encoding SPFH domain-containing protein, whose protein sequence is VGNFAGAAQGIATTGLRAVIGDLSLDEALTQRDRINQVMSAERSRRALVTEADGKKQAAITIAEGEKQSAILKAEGDRQAAILRAEGFSLALDRIFSSAKTVDTNTMSLQYLEALKALGAGPATKFVFPMEFTKLLEPFMGGVRGIPPERTP, encoded by the coding sequence AGGTGGGCAACTTCGCCGGCGCCGCCCAGGGGATCGCCACGACCGGGCTGCGCGCGGTGATCGGCGACCTCAGCCTCGACGAAGCCCTGACCCAGCGCGACCGGATCAATCAGGTCATGTCCGCCGAACGGAGCCGGCGCGCGCTCGTGACGGAGGCCGACGGGAAGAAACAGGCCGCCATCACCATCGCCGAGGGAGAAAAGCAGTCGGCCATCCTCAAGGCCGAGGGCGACCGTCAGGCCGCGATCCTCCGGGCGGAGGGGTTCTCGCTTGCGCTCGACAGGATCTTCAGCAGCGCCAAGACCGTGGACACGAATACGATGAGCCTCCAGTACCTGGAGGCCCTCAAGGCCCTCGGAGCGGGCCCGGCCACGAAATTCGTGTTCCCGATGGAGTTCACCAAACTGCTCGAGCCGTTCATGGGTGGGGTGCGCGGGATTCCACCGGAGAGGACGCCGTAG